From Amphiura filiformis unplaced genomic scaffold, Afil_fr2py scaffold_65, whole genome shotgun sequence, a single genomic window includes:
- the LOC140144589 gene encoding small ribosomal subunit protein uS14m-like has product MATPMAKHGLTIAVNLRQNVHHIGCLQNISALLMPRCAVQTTCPLRTNYADWRMRRDAIRRQLTKEHSQERRLLNCIRKNTILPDEVKVMADQEIASLPRDSSYVRIRNRCAITSRSRGVVQRWRLSRIVWRQEADANHMSGVQRAKW; this is encoded by the exons ATGGCGACTCCCATGGCAAAACACGGGCTCACAATTGCCGTTAATTTACGCCAAAATGTTCATCACATTGGATGTTTACAG AATATTTCTGCTTTATTAATGCCACGTTGTGCGGTGCAGACAACATGTCCATTGCGTACCAATTATGCAGATTGGAGAATGAGACGAGATGCAATACGCAGACAATTAACAAAGGAACATAGTCAGGAAAGAAGGCTTCTCAATTGCATCAGGAAAAATACTATACTTCCTGATGAAGTGAAg GTGATGGCAGATCAAGAGATAGCATCACTTCCCCGTGATAGCTCCTATGTTAGGATACGTAACCGTTGTGCTATCACATCCAGATCCAGAGGTGTTGTACAACGCTGGAGACTTAGCCGTATTGTATGGAGGCAAGAGGCAGATGCAAATCACATGTCTGGTGTACAGAGAGCTAAATGGTGA